The Alnus glutinosa chromosome 8, dhAlnGlut1.1, whole genome shotgun sequence DNA segment attcttataaaattacaattctacctatgaataaaaaattgaaaaaaaaaaaggataagtaaaaaagaaaagaggggtGACTTATATCTATTGAGGGGCGGCTTCCCCTTATGGAGTGACCAGCCCATGTACACTAATTTAGTGTTGCCTCCTCTCACAAGGGATTCATCGGTCGTCCTAATAGGTGAGGTGTGGGCAATCCTCATTGAGGGGTGAGGGACAACCtcgcattttttatttttttaatttggagaGTCAAATTGAAAGTTTACAAGAATATGGTTGGAAAAATAGATGGAATTGGAAGGAATGTCAATTTCATACAAAAGGCTTATAAAAAGGAGATTTAAgataattgatttatttaatttatgccaGTGATCAATCtgatacactacaaaaatttcaagaattttggacggtttgaaatcgtccagaaattgcaaaaaaccgtctagaaaaaggtcaagacggttttttctagaaaatgtGTCGCTAATTcgggttatggacggtttgggccaaaccgtccgcaattacagacggtttgccgtcgaaaaaaaatctagacggttttgcccaaaaccgtccagaatttgttatttttttaaaaataattttgttattatttttattttttattaattataataattatatttttttaatataattataataataataattattattatttttgtccagTGGTCAAAGACTCAAAGCTTCTACGTTCTAGACGTCTTGCTTTGTTTCTTTGCCACTCCAAGAGAAACTAAGAGAAACAAGTCGCAGCCCATATCTCCTCCCTCATTGCACAACCCAACAATCATAGCCAAACACCCCTCTTTCaccaatcaaccaaaaaatatagtacctcaaacaatcaaaacaaacaaagggTGTACCTCAATCAATCGATAATGAATTTCAAAACTCCATAACCCAAATCAAATAACCATAGAAATTataaaacaacccaaaacaccGAAACCCACCACAATTACCAACCTGTCAGCTCCAATTCAAAACAACCCAAAGCCGGTTTCGGTCGGATCCGGCTGGAAACCCCAACGACCTCGCCAGATGAGCAAAGCTTATGATCGGGTAGAGTGGGGATTCTTGGAAGAAGTGGTGAAACAAATGGGTTTTGCCCTAAAATAGATTATGCTAATTATGAGTCGCGTCGGATCTGTTTGTTATTCCAATATTATTAATGGACAACCTGTTGGAAGAATATGTTGCTCAAGAAGCATACGACAAGGGGACTCATTATCCCTGTATCTCTTTATTCTGTGTGGAGGCTTTGAGCTCTCCCATTTACCATGCAGAGAGAACAAGTTTGTTAGCAGGTGTTGCAACCTCCAAAAAAGGACCTGGATACCAGTGATACAATGATATGACAAATATTTGGGTCTATCGGCACTTGTTGGAAAATCCAGAACAACAGAGTTCCAGGGTGTGGAAGTGGTTAAATGACTGGAAGACAAAGTCCCTTTCACAAGCTGGAAATGAGATATTATTGAAAGGAGTGATCCAAGCAACTCTTACTTAAAGCATGAGCGTATTTCTATCGCCTAAGGAACTGTGGAAAGAGATAAATTCTATGATGCAAAATTTTTGGAGACACCACAAGGAGAAGGATTCCaagatccattggatgagttgggagaAGATAGGCTATTCCAAAACAGAAGGAGGTTTTGGGTTTAGAGATTTATTATGTTTCAATAAGGCCCTTCTTGCAAAACTGTGTCGGCGGCTAGAATTATGAAGGCCAAATACTTTTCAAGTGGGTCTGTTTTAGAGACATCTCCATGTCAAAGACCGTCTTTTGCTTGGAGAAGCATTTTATCCACTCATGATTTACTAAAAGAGAGGCTTATATGGCGAATAGTGGATGGAAATGAGGTTAAAATTTGGAATGACAAATGGATACCAACTCAAACTACTTTTTCCTTTCAATCACCGAGGAGAATGCTATTAGAAAGATGCTAAGGTTGTGAAACTCATAGAACAAGACACAAAATGGTGAAAAACCACTTTAATAAATGACATATTCATAGCAATGAGGCAGAAAAAATCTGTCAATTACCATTAAGCAGGTATAGACAAAAAGATAAGCTGATTTGGAGAGGCATTACTTCAGAAGAGTTCATAGTGCAAAGCGCCTGCCAtatggaaaaagaaaggaaagatttgCAGCCAGGGGAGGGTTCCACCAATGCGGAGTGTAGCAATATTTGAAAAACTATATGGAAATTGAAGGTGCCCAACCCAGTTAAAGTGTTTCTTTGGCGGGCTTGCAAGAATCTTCTTCCAACAAAAGAGAATCTCCTAAAAAAAGGTATTGTGTGGCGGGCTTGCAATAGAAAAGTCCACCACAAGGAGTTTATAAGGTGGATTGGGATGCAACCATTGAACACACCAACAGATGCCTGGGTATTGATGTCATTGTGCGAGATCATCTGTATCACATGATTGTTGCTAGAAGTCAAATAAACTTATACTACAACTTGATAACTGTGACTAAGTGATAGACTTTAACTGTAACTATGCCACAATACGTATTCAACTGTGACTATAtgatagtcttcaactgtgCATGGGTAGGTGATATCTTCAGTTGTAATTTAGATTTTTGATCTTCTGATATACTCTAACAACGTATTAATCCTAATGAATcaaattaactatttttttctttttgcaggaaTTAATTGCATTGGATGGTAAGCTAGTCAAAGTGATGCATGAACATCTTCAACCAAACGTGATCTATCcaacaaaaaattaactattaagGTCCACAAAGAGCACTAAAAATCTTTGTCCTAATCGACAAAGCTTAAGGTAGAGCAATATTAAAGGGGGATCCCGGCCCCTTTCCTTGAAAGTGCCAGAGAATGGACGATGAATTAATATGTATTAATTCCTAATATTAACTAACAGGTGCTAATAACAATTACAACCCAcgtacaaataataataataataataataattgatttaGCAAGCATTTACAAAAGGTTGCGTGTACGGTATCCCATGCTAGCTTTTGAAAAGTAAGCAGAATATATAGAAGAGTAGTAATAATTGTTGCTAGAAGTCAAACTACCTGATAGTGGAAGCAATAGTTGCTTTGAATGCAGCAGAGTTTAGCAGTGATTTTGGTCTACAAAGTATTATTTTGAAGGGTGCTTCATTGCAGGTAGTTAATGCACTAAAGACTAATGAACAAAACTGGAGTCGATATGGATAGATCGTGGAGGATGCTAAAAGCATCTTAACTGGGCTTCGGAGTTGGCAAATTCATATTAAGAGAAAGGCAAACTTTGCTGCGCATGAGTTAACCAAGGCTGCCACCAAACAAGTCATGGATAGTGTTtggataaaagaaatttctttgtGTATCTGTGACATTGTAACTTGAGAGCAACATGCTCTATTATCTTAGAACAATTTTGCTCCACTTTTTTCCTCATATTTAAATGAAAGATTGAAATATTTCTTcttcaaaataagaaaaacggCTTGGTCTCTTGCAATTGAAGGACAAATATTTCGTTGTATATTTCCCATTGCTTAAACTCCAAAATAGGATTTTTTGCATCCTACATCAAAGTATTCCTGTTTTGCTTGATCAAtccatttttagtttttttttgcttgatcAAAAATGTTAGCCGTCCGTACGTCCCACAAAtccaaaagtgaaaagaaaagatagttTTATGCCCAAATAAACGGCCTAAGATGAAATATAATGGCAGGTAAAGCTAAGAACAAAAGCCAGTAAGGTAGATGAACTGACCGGAGTTTAATTCACGTGGTTTAATTTGGTAATAATTGGTTGAACTGTATATATACACCGTACGTATTGCCTAATAATTGGTTGCTATCTTTCTCAGTAACTTAAAATCACGATTgcatacttacaaaaaataaaatattaataataacaaatcaTGATTGCATTAAACTCTACCTCACAAGTGCGGCCCACGTCATAATTAGATTCATGCCCATGAGTCAAATTTTTAATCTGGATGTTgttaaggttaaaaaaaaaattaaattaaatggttcATCTAAACTTCTGGGTGTGACCTATTCTAATCTCCTggacaccatttttttttcattttctttttctttttaatatattgtgCTTCAGAACTTCCAATTAAGCAGGTTGATTTTAGTCCAAATTGTGCACCTCAATTGACCAGTTAACTATTGAACAgataatgttaaaaaatatatatatatatattgaccagAGATATTAATTATCATTTTCAAGAGCCGCACACTCTCTTTTCGATGAATATGTGggtttcatttacttatcaatcaattcattctattttgttcatttttctcCTCAATACAAGCGTATCGAATGCTTGCCATTACAATCCACCACGCAAGTATCCATACTTATAAAGGCACAGGATCAACGAGCAAGGAAGCTACAAAATCTTTTAGCACAATTTCAGCATGCGTGTACCCATCTTCATCCTTATAAACGACATCAATCACACATGCAAGGTTGAGAATTCGAGTCACAAGGGGCATGGGGACAATGGTTGGATAGAGACACTCTTCGTTTATATCCTTCCAGGCATCTGCAATTTCTTTTCGGAATTCAATGATTGCTTCTTCTTCTGTAGCACCATGTTGTTTCATGTAGCATTCAACAGCCGAGGCACTGTGCCCTCTCTTTTGCTCAAactagaaaaattaaattttaatgtcAGAAGATTGAACGCCCGTCACATGTTTAGAATATTAAAGTAACCGAAATAACATAGTACCTTATGCGACACAATGTCGTCCATGAGCCGGCAAACCACTGCTGAAGCTCTTACCAATTTAGGGTCGCTGAACAACCACTCAAATGCATCTTCGGTAACAATATCTCCCATCCCAACCAAGGATGTGGTTGCTAACATCGAGTATCCAGAGGTAACCAGTGCAATTCGCATATACTCATCCATTGATGGTATGTGTTTCTGGTGAAACCATTTGGCTTCATGAAAGTAAGCTCTAACCTGATTCTTCATCTGAGACAAACATGCAGTACAATCAGATTAATATTACAACActtaaaaattttcttttttctctttcttttttcaagggAGAGAATATAAGTCTTTGCTTAGGTTGTGAATAATCTTCTAAATTTGTGTGTATGATATTGCTTACCGCTTCTCTTGCATATCTAGTGCGATATGACCTTCCTTCACCAATTTTTTTATCCATTTCACTGTAAATGTCTAGTAGTGCTCGGTAACACATTTTCATGTACTCCGGAAGTTGATCTATGGCACCAATATCCCACCTGTAAAGTAGGTAGACTCTTGTGAATTGACTTTTCCAAGTAATATAACAAAGGGAAGAATAAAGGATGAGGAAGTGTGTTAATGTCAACCTCTCGATTGCGTCACTAAAGAGCTCAAGTTCTTCAAGTGTGCCATATACATCATAAATGTCATCAATAACGGAGGTCATGGCTATCACTTTGGTTAGTATCCTTCTAGCAAGAGGATATTCGGGCTCGAAGTATACTCCCAATATCCAGAAGTAACACTCAACCACTCTGTCTCTTATAAAGGGTAACTCTCTTGAAAAGTTCAAGTCTTTCCACCACCTATAAACAAAGTTTAGCATAATCATATTGTCAACCTAGAGTTATGTATAAGCTGCTCACACTTGCAACTCTGACATAGTTGAATATCTAACCTTGTAATTTCATAAAGTTCTTTCTGGTGCAATTTCTGCAATAGGTTGAAATCCAACTTTGCGAAGGTAAGAAGGACTTTGTTATGTGAAGCGTCTTCTTGGTAGACAGAAAAGTAATGCCTTGCCTCTAGCCTTGGTAGTCCTTTGCGGATAGGCTGCTTTAAGGCATGGCTTACTTGTGCTGCAAGAGGAGGGCTTAAGTGAGATGCTACCGACTCAAAATGTGTGGTAGTGAAGACTAGAGCTTCGTCTAGTATATCTTCCCCATGCACCCTGAGATGTGTGGCTTCGTACAAGCTCAACATTCCTTGTGCATCATTGTTAAGTGATTCCTTGAAATTTCCTTTGTCGTCCTTGAACTTGGTGAACATATCTGCTTCACAATTCAGTCACATATAATGAGTCAACCACTCTCTTGTTGGGCTTTCTGTAATTTGTTGCATATATGTGGACTAAAGCGTGAcccattttgttgttttctttgagtTTGATTCTTAATAAATTTCTCAAGCgtgatttttatttctttaaaaaaaagaaaaaaaagaaaaaagacagtTACATTAGAGCTAGCTATATTTTATGGTGATCCAATTCTCAAATGGGTTGGtgacaataataattaatgcaGCGAAAGATGGGTGAAGTTCAAACCCTCCTTATTTTGtatagaaagagaagaaaaatgtaaCCAACAGAGTCAATGACGAGAAAGGTTGGTCCTGCCTAACATGTTTCCAAGGATTAATTAAGGGACCACGCTTAGAAGAAGCCAATAGTATAGCATGCACATGGGATGCTCTCCTAGGATGTTGGAACACATATTCAAGCATGTATATACTATGTTAAATGCGACACCGATTGTTTGTGTAtattaattaagttaattttcCCAAATAGAGAGGAAAGAAGAATtgtttaaaaccaataaaaagaaaaagaaaaagaaattaccaCACGAAATATAATAACCATGGTATCTAAGTAACCGAAACCGAAGAGCGACAGTGTAAAGGTCGTCATCATTTTCATGGTCATGATCACAGTCATGAAGAGTCTTGTACAATTGTTGTAAAATTTCTTGAATCTCTTTTTCAAAATGGTAAGACACGCCTAAGCGCTGAATTGCGTCAATGAAGTTCAGCTTTTGTGATGGCTTTTCACCTGGAGCCATTAGCATTTTCCTCACTTTTTCCTTCAATTCCTCAACTTGTTCATTTACTTTCTCATTATCAGTTTCCTGCACGGGCGAGcaaattgatgaataaaaattattatctgAAAGTTACTAAAaagtaatacaaaataaatcttAAGTTTAAACATGTTGGCATGCATGATCAAACGCACACACGTACATTCAAGGGGACAATATTAAAGTTTACCAAGAATTCAGGATTAGAAGCATATGTGAGGAAATGGTCACCCCAAATGCTAGGATGATAATTTGCTGAGCGACGATTAGTTTCTAGCCTTGCATTTTGGGATGGAGCAGCTACTGATGCTGTTGAAACTTGAAaagacattttcttttattagtaaTATTTGAAGTAGGCACTAAGACACCTTATATATGCTAGATATTCTTTGTGGGGGCTAGTATGAGAGAAAGGAGTCAAGTGCTCAGGTATTTATAGCAGAGGCTATCAACCACAACATACTTGCATCTAGGATTGAACAGTCTCGAAAATCACACtttgaaaacaaaatgattGGCCTCATGAGAGCCACAAAACAAATAAGCTAGAGGACCCGCGAGGTAGATAACAAATATGGACCACAATCATTTTCCCATGTTTttacacatgcatatatatattgaagtgAATTGCCGACAAGCTAAATTCaagattattaattaatgatgaATTGTTCATATCACATATTTCTTTCCTCTCACTTTGTTATTTACTTAAGATAATATAACACTTTGATAACAAATGTGGACCACAATCATTTTCCCATGTTtttacgtatatatatatatatatattgaagtgAATTGCCGACAAGCTAAATTCaagattattaattaatgatgaATTGTTCATATCACATATTTCTTTCCTCTCACTTTGTTATTTACTTAAGATAATATAACTCTTTGATAACAAATATGGACCACAATCATTTTCCCATGTTTTACATATACATATTAAAGTGAATTGCCAACAAGTTAAATTCaagattattaattaatgatgaATTGTTCATATCACATATTTCCTCTTTCCTCTCGATCACTTTGTTATTTACTTAAGATAATATAAACACAAAGCAACAAACCAATAGGAAACCCAGTGGCGATTGGACTTATAATTTCCCTCGTGGTCTATGCATAATTAATGCTTGATCCATGTTtaatttttgacaaaatataCGGCTGTTTGTGTGACTACTTTGAAATTTGAATGTCACAACCAGCTCGTGACATCCATTTTCTTACTCTTAATTACGAAATGtctaaagtatatatatggtAGAATGAAAACAATGCAATATTGTTAGCACGTACAAGATTCAAAAGCGTTTATGTAAAGCTAGCATGCCGTTGGACAATTAACGACGAATGAATGAgaattattttagttttttcgaAGCATTCTTAGGGAAgagatttctctttttttaaatagtgttgttaaatcaccacttatcacaaaagtttaaattaataaaaagatataaatttaattatttaatcaatattttaacacgtactactctatttttaataaataagacCCGGTCaatcatgaaatatttaatcGAAATGGAAAGTGATTGATGGAGTCAAGATTTTAAACCTAGAAGatttagctctgataccactatattataattacttattttaaaagtttaattaaaataataggaAGAGAAATCTTATTAATCAACACTTTAAGAAGAAAGCAGGCCCCTCTTCATTATTTCTTACTCCAAATACCTTGAGATAAACAAAAAAGCAATAAAATCATAATGCATGCATAATCCATGTGATTTTAAAGCGTAAAAGCGATGGCTTAAAACTTCACTTTCAACGTACAGTACCATTCATGTAATACGCCACGCCGTTCCgaaaaagaaacaattaaaCATCGTACGATTATTAATTGGTGGGACCGGCCTGTTAGAGTCACATTAATATGCGGTTGAACCAAACCTAAAGACTGCAATTTCTGCAAAATTCCGAATTTCCCCACAAATCATCCCGTAACAAGTTAGAAACATCGTAAATCTCTATCAAATAATCAcagaaatatatattaaaacgaATTAGCAGATCTGATCACGATCTTTTATTGTGAGAGAAtttattttgagataattttttgATTGAAGTAgatgtgagaggatttattAGATTATTTTGTAGAAAAgggaaatttttcttttaattttgaaaacatcaaatatttaataattaagcaGTGAACCTAGTGTAAGAGGCTTTACttaattgcattaaatgttgagtaaaagattttgttttattttgtattcataaaaaaaatatatatatattttatttctttttctttgtatttttttcggAAGTTCAAAAATATATGATTGtgtttgtattgaaatataataagtatcACACCAACAATATACgagattcctactaattttctattaatgctttgataatcaaaatctaggttttctttttgctatttttttttctttatacttttttttttttttaacaaaatagcatgtgctaATGTGCTATCATTAATACTGCAAACAGCCTATAGACTTACAACTTAAAAGTAAGAGACAGAACCCCCAACTCTCTAAGCCAGAATGATCTGGCTTAATAAAACAGCTGCATAAGCAGAAATACAAACTTTACAATGACTACACTTAAGCCTCTCTAACAATAACGTTCATTCTTTAAAGAAAGAGGGCAGATCTAGCACTTCGCCAACAAATAATCCCATAAAATTTGAACCAACCACTAGCAAGCTGAGAtcggagaaacaaaagaaaaaacaccaaaacacaaaGGCAAAAAACGCCCAAATCAAACTACCGCCAGTGGAGGAAGAGCCGACATATCGGACGGCGGCTCGTGAAGGACACGCGCCGTCTCCGGGGCCACCCAGACAGAGATCCGACGCTGTAAAACCTGATGCCGCCGAGAACGGCCAGAAAAAGGCGGAGTGTGGCCCTCACGCACACCACAGAGCAGAGAGCGTCCAGGCGCGTGGGAGCCACGCGCCGATCACCAACGATCGAAACGACCGGATCTTGCAGCGGCAGGGGCGGAAGACGCTGGGGAACGAGGCTGGGGGGCGCGTGGTAGACAGAAGGCGGCGGAGAAGTGTAGATCTGGCTttcaaaatcaagaaaaagtgaaaaaaaaaaccgaccAAAAAAACTCCCCGCCGACAACACAATCGCACGACCACTCCTCCAAAGAAGACATCTTGATATGAAAATTCCTGCGAAAacgaaagaaataacaaaaaaacaaaaaataaaaaaaaaagccaccatAGTCCAAAAAGGCTAGGGGAAAAACAGCC contains these protein-coding regions:
- the LOC133874652 gene encoding (-)-germacrene D synthase-like isoform X2, with the protein product MSFQVSTASVAAPSQNARLETNRRSANYHPSIWGDHFLTYASNPEFLETDNEKVNEQVEELKEKVRKMLMAPGEKPSQKLNFIDAIQRLGVSYHFEKEIQEILQQLYKTLHDCDHDHENDDDLYTVALRFRLLRYHGYYISCDMFTKFKDDKGNFKESLNNDAQGMLSLYEATHLRVHGEDILDEALVFTTTHFESVASHLSPPLAAQVSHALKQPIRKGLPRLEARHYFSVYQEDASHNKVLLTFAKLDFNLLQKLHQKELYEITRWWKDLNFSRELPFIRDRVVECYFWILGVYFEPEYPLARRILTKVIAMTSVIDDIYDVYGTLEELELFSDAIERWDIGAIDQLPEYMKMCYRALLDIYSEMDKKIGEGRSYRTRYAREAMKNQVRAYFHEAKWFHQKHIPSMDEYMRIALVTSGYSMLATTSLVGMGDIVTEDAFEWLFSDPKLVRASAVVCRLMDDIVSHKFEQKRGHSASAVECYMKQHGATEEEAIIEFRKEIADAWKDINEECLYPTIVPMPLVTRILNLACVIDVVYKDEDGYTHAEIVLKDFVASLLVDPVPL
- the LOC133874652 gene encoding (-)-germacrene D synthase-like isoform X1, which translates into the protein MSFQVSTASVAAPSQNARLETNRRSANYHPSIWGDHFLTYASNPEFLETDNEKVNEQVEELKEKVRKMLMAPGEKPSQKLNFIDAIQRLGVSYHFEKEIQEILQQLYKTLHDCDHDHENDDDLYTVALRFRLLRYHGYYISCDMFTKFKDDKGNFKESLNNDAQGMLSLYEATHLRVHGEDILDEALVFTTTHFESVASHLSPPLAAQVSHALKQPIRKGLPRLEARHYFSVYQEDASHNKVLLTFAKLDFNLLQKLHQKELYEITRWWKDLNFSRELPFIRDRVVECYFWILGVYFEPEYPLARRILTKVIAMTSVIDDIYDVYGTLEELELFSDAIERLTLTHFLILYSSLCYITWKSQFTRVYLLYRWDIGAIDQLPEYMKMCYRALLDIYSEMDKKIGEGRSYRTRYAREAMKNQVRAYFHEAKWFHQKHIPSMDEYMRIALVTSGYSMLATTSLVGMGDIVTEDAFEWLFSDPKLVRASAVVCRLMDDIVSHKFEQKRGHSASAVECYMKQHGATEEEAIIEFRKEIADAWKDINEECLYPTIVPMPLVTRILNLACVIDVVYKDEDGYTHAEIVLKDFVASLLVDPVPL
- the LOC133874652 gene encoding (-)-germacrene D synthase-like isoform X3, which gives rise to MLMAPGEKPSQKLNFIDAIQRLGVSYHFEKEIQEILQQLYKTLHDCDHDHENDDDLYTVALRFRLLRYHGYYISCDMFTKFKDDKGNFKESLNNDAQGMLSLYEATHLRVHGEDILDEALVFTTTHFESVASHLSPPLAAQVSHALKQPIRKGLPRLEARHYFSVYQEDASHNKVLLTFAKLDFNLLQKLHQKELYEITRWWKDLNFSRELPFIRDRVVECYFWILGVYFEPEYPLARRILTKVIAMTSVIDDIYDVYGTLEELELFSDAIERWDIGAIDQLPEYMKMCYRALLDIYSEMDKKIGEGRSYRTRYAREAMKNQVRAYFHEAKWFHQKHIPSMDEYMRIALVTSGYSMLATTSLVGMGDIVTEDAFEWLFSDPKLVRASAVVCRLMDDIVSHKFEQKRGHSASAVECYMKQHGATEEEAIIEFRKEIADAWKDINEECLYPTIVPMPLVTRILNLACVIDVVYKDEDGYTHAEIVLKDFVASLLVDPVPL